The uncultured Celeribacter sp. genome includes the window GGGCGACGACGAACGTGGCGAATTCATGTATAAATTCGTCTCCAACGGCACCTACACCGAAGGTGGCTCCACCGAAGGCCTGCTGTCCGACGGCACGCTCTATGTCGCGAAGTTCAACGATGACCTGACCGGCGAATGGCTGGCTCTGACCCCGGAAACCACCGGCATGTCGATGGAAGAGCTTCTGGTCTTCTCGCGCATCGCAGGCTCCAAAGTCGGCGCGACCACCATGGACCGTCCGGAATGGATCGCCGCCAACCCGCTGAAATGCGAAGCCTATTGCGCGCTGACCAACAACAAGAATCGCGGCGTGAAGCCGAACGCCGGTGGCGATGAAACCCCGGTGGGTGGCCCGAACCCGCGTGAGACCAACAACTTCGGTCAGATCGTGCGCTGGAAACCGGCGGGCGAAGATCACGGCGCTGACACATTTGCATGGGATCTCTATGTGATGGCCGGCAACCCGACCGTCTACGACAACGCCTATGGCGGGTCCGACAACGTCACCGAAGGCAACATGTTCAACTCCCCGGACGGTATGGCCTTCTCTTCGGACGGGTTCCTTTGGATCCAGACCGACGGTGACGACAGCAACGAAGGCGAGTTCGCCGGCCAGGGTAACAACCAGATGCTCATCGGCAACACGGAAACCGGCGAAATCGGCCGCTTCCTAACCGCGCCGAACGGTGCCGAGGTGACGGGCCTGTGCTGGTCCGCCGATAAGAAAGTGGCCTTTGTCGGCATCCAGCACCCGGGTGGTTCCTGGCCGGATGGTGCTGGCAAACCGCGTTCTTCCATCGTCGCCGTCTGGCGCGAAGACGGTGCGCTGATCGGCTAAGCCGACAGGACAGGCAATATCAGGCGAGAGGCGTGGCCAAGGCTGCGCCTCTTTGCTGTTGTTGGCGTTTGGCTATTGGCTTTTGATCGCCCCCGAATCGAGAGGCTGTGCCGGACGGCGGATCGCTGGCATTTGCTGGGACTGCCGCGACTGCACCCTAAGGGAATGCGTAGAGGGCGCATCAAAGTTGCCCACATGCCACTCAAAGCGCCATAAAAAAACGCGAAATGCGTCGTGTTGGGTATTTATGTCTGTGGCGCAGATCGTTAGGGTCGGCGAGCAAATTTGTGCCCGCTTTGGGCCTGTCTACGAAACGCCGCCGTTTGTTGCCGCCTGTCCGGGTGGGGGAATTGCCCGAAAATCCGGATCGAAGGCCTGACCCGTGCGCCACTGAAACTGCCATAGGCTACCCTGGGAGGAAACATCTATGGATCGTCGTTCTTTTCTGAAAACTTCTGCATTGGGCGGGGCATCTGCTGCCGCAGCCTCGACGCTGGCGGCACCGAGCTATGCCCAGGGCAAGCGCACGCTGACCATGGTCTGTGCCTGGCCGCGCGGTCTGGCCGGTGTCTGGGACGCGGTTGAGCGTTTTGCCGATGCGGTCAACACCATGTCCGACGGTCAGCTGATCATCGACGCGAAAGCCTCGGGCGAACTGGTGGGCGGTCTCGAGGTCTTCGATGCTGTGACCTCCGGTCAGGCTGACATCTATCACGCGGCGGATTACTATTTTGTCGGTCAGCACCCGGCTCTGGCCTATTTCACCACTGTGCCCTTCGGCATGACTGCGCCGGAAATGCAGGTGTGGTACTACGGGATGGGCGGGCGTGAACTGCACCGCAACCTTGGCGAAATCTTCGGCCTGCACACCAACATCGGTGGTCAGACCGGCGCGCAGGGTGGCGGCTGGTTCCGTAAGGAAATCAAGACCGTGGAAGATTTCCAGGGGCTGAAATTCCGGATGCCGGGTCTGGGCGGAGAAGTCGTTGCCAAACTGGGCGCATCGGTTCAGGTGATGGCGGCTGGCGAAATCTATCAGGCCCTGTCTTCGGGCGCGCTGGACGGCACCGAATGGGTCGGCCCCTGGTCCGATGAAAAGCTCGGCCTGCAGGAGGTCTGCAAATACTTCTACCCCGCCGGGTTCCACGAGCCGGGTTCGGCGCTGTCGGTGAATACCAACCTTGAAGTGTTCCAGAGCCTGACACCGGCCCAACAGAAAATGATCGACGTCGCTTCTGCTGAAGCAAACCAGTTCGACTATGCGCTCTTCATGGCCAACAACGGCCCGGCGCTGCAACGTCTGGCTGCAGGCGGCACGCAGGTCATGCAGTTCTCGGACGAGATCTGGGATGCCTACGGTCAGGCCTCCAAAGAGGTTCTCGATCAGTACATGGATGACGAGATGTTTGCCGAAATCCGCGCCTCGGCTGAGGCCGCGATGGAAGCAACTTCTGGCTGGATGAGTGAGTCTGACACGGCCTATACGCAGCAGCGGAACCGGGTTCTGGCCAACCTGAAATAAGCGGCTGCGCCATAAAACAATGGGGATGCGCGCGATTTTCGCGCGCATTTTCCGTTTCCGACATTGCCGCGTGCGGCCGGGCGCGCTAAGGCAGCGCGGCGGGCGCTGACGCAATGGCGCAGACTGGGCCTGTCCGGGCCGAGACAAAGGACGAGAGAGCATGGAAGAACAAGCCACGACATCTTTTCTGGGAGCAATTTTTGACGGGGTGATTGCCCTGTTCGTAAATCTCGGTCTTGGCTTCTGGCACATCTTCCAGGCGCTCAGCCATCCTTCGGCCTGGCTGCATTGGTCGGATAAGGAAAGCCTTTTGCGCTTTGCCTATTACGGCGGCTCACAGGAGCTGCTGTTTGTGTTTTTTGATCTTGTCATCGTGCTGACGGTGATCGGATTTCTGCACCGCCCCTTTATGTGGGCCCTGGTGCGGGGCGGCGAAAAGATCGCCAATACCACCGGTCGCATTGCGGCATGGGCGGGGCTGGTGATGGTCCTGCAGCAGATCACGGTGGTCTTCCTGCAATCGATCTTTCGTCTGGGCGAGATTTCAATCGCCCCCTTCGGACTGGGCTTTACCCAGTCTGTGGGCTGGTTCGCCGAAAGTCTGAAATTTGAAAACGCACTGGTTGTCGCGCTTTGCGTCTCCTACGCCTTTGTGCAGGGCACCCATGTGCGGGTTGACCTGATTTATTCGGGCATTTCCTACAGGGCGAAACGGGTCGTCGACATGTTCGGTGCGCTGTTTTTCATGTTGCCTGTGGCGCTGCTGACATGGATGTACGCGTGGTTCTTCCTCTGGCGTCACCTGATCACGCCCAAGATCTCGGCCTCTGACAAGCTGGATCTGATGCTGCGCAAGGCGCGGATCGTGAAATGGAACGTCGAAACCGTGTCCTTTTCGGCCAATGGGTTCAATGGTTACTTCCTATTCAAGATCCTAATGCTCTGTTTCCTCGCACTGGTCATCATTCAGGCGCTGACCTTTTTCTATCGGTCCTGTTTGGAGTTCATCGAAGGCGAAAGCGAAGCCGGGAAACATGTCGATCACGACACGCTCGGTGAAGGGGAAGAAGCCTATGAAGGAGCGATGTGAGATGCCCGCCAAGATCAACACCACTGCAGATAACCGGGCAAGGAACTAAGACAGATGCTTTTCGGACTTGATGGCGTAGAACTCGGCCTGATCATCGTATTCCTTTGCCTGTTCAGCGGTATTCTTACCGGGTTCCCGGTGGCTTTTGCCATCGGCGGGGCAGGGCTTTTGTCCTTTGGGATCATCGCCGCGCTCGACAGTGCCGGTATTCTGGTTCACGAGGCCATAGACACCGGATCTCTGGCCTATCGTGATTTGGTGAATTCCGGGATCAACCCGGTCAATATTTCGCATTTCCGATATCCTGATCTGCCCACCGCGATTGAGCCATTGTTCCCCGGTGGCTGGGAACAGGCCGTGGATCGCAACCTGTCGTTCATCGTCAACCGGATGAACGAACGTGTGTTTGCCGGCGCATCGATTGAGACGCTGCTGGCGGTTCTGATGTTTGTCATGATGGGCATTGTGCTGGAGCGGTCGAAAATCGCCAATGACCTGTTGACGACCATGGCGCGGGTCTTTGGCCCGCTGCCCGGCGGTCTCGCCGTGGCGGTGGTGATCGTGGGCGCGTTTCTGGCGGCGTCCACAGGGATTGTCGGCGCCACCGTGGTGACCATGGGGCTTCTGTCTTTGCCGACGATGCTGCGGCATGGCTATTCGCCTCAGCTGGCCACCGGGGTGATTGCCGCCTCGGGCACTCTGGGGCAGATCATTCCGCCCTCGATCGTGATCGTGCTGTTGGGCACGCTGGCGGGCGACATCTATTCCGCTGCGCAGGAAGCGCGCGCGCAGGCTGTGGGCTGTACTGACGCGCTGACCTATCTGGGCGAACCGGCAGTGGTTTCGGTCGGCACCCTGTTTCAGGCGGCCATGCTGCCGGGGATCTTCCTGGCCGGTCTCTATGCGCTCTATGCCTTTGGCTATGCTTTGTTCAATCCGCAGAAGGCCCCGCCGGTGCATCTGGCATCGACGTCGCACAGCACGATCACCCGGCGCGAAGGAATCTTGTGGTTTCTGGCCTTGCCGGCGCTGCTGATCTGTGGCGCGGTTCTGTCTTCGCAAATGGGTCTTTCCGGCAGTCAATCCGTGCTGGTCAGCGAATATACCGAAGCTGGTGCACGGGCTTCGTTGCGCACCAATGTGTCCGAGCAATGTCAGGCGGCGATGATCGATCTGCACGGGCAGAGCGCGTGGGATCAGGCCGTGGCCGAACAGGCCGCCATCACCGCTTCCGGCGATGTGCAGGAAAGCGTGCGCCGCTCCGCCGAAGAGATGGAGCAACTGCGCGCCGAGGCCGTGACCAATGCGCCCAAGCTGGGGTCTGGCCTGCTGACCGTGATGGTGATGCTGGGGATCGTTCTGGCCTTTGCCCGTGGTGTGGCGCTGGATCAAACCGCGCGTCCGCTGCTGATCGGGGCCGCGGGGATCGCCGGCGTGCTTTTGATCGATGCCGCGTTTGTCGGTCCGTTGACCACGCCGGGTACCGCCTTTGTGATCTATCTTGTGCCGTTTCTTGCGCTTGGCTACGGGTTGAAAACCGCGGCTGGGTATCTGGCCCGCAACGAGCTGTTCCGCGTGGTGTTTCCGCCGCTGGTGCTGATCGTTGCGGTGCTTGGCTCCATCCTTGGGGGGGTGACCAACCCGACTCCGGCTGCTGGGCTTGGGGCCGGTGGCGCCTTGTTGCTGGCGGCCTATCGCAAGCTTCAGGACAATCATAAATCGGGCAAGGTCATCACCGGCGCGGCCTTTGCCGTGGTAATCATGATCCTGATCGGGTCGATCTTTGATCTGCGCATCGGGCGCGAAGACGTCCGCTTCGAGGACTGGATTGCCTATCTGGTGGCCTTCGGTGCCTTCTATTTCGCGATGTTCGGCATCCTGTATTCCTGTTGGGTGCTGTTCAAGGATGGCGCTCTGGGCATCGTGGTGCGAGAAACGGCCAAGGTGACTTCGATGGTCTTCACCATTCTCATCGGCTCTCAGCTGTTGAACCTCGTGGTGATCTCCTTTGGCGGCGAACACTATATCCAGAGCTTCCTGCGTAGTTTCGACAATGAATTCACGGTTTTCCTTCTGGTCATGCTGGTGCTGTTCATTCTGGGCTTCGTTCTGGATTTCCTTGAAATCATCTACATCGTTGTGCCCATCGTCGGTCCGGTGATCTACGGCGGCACGATGGACCCGAAATGGGTGACCATCATGATCGCGGTGAACCTGCAGACCTCCTTCCTGACGCCGCCTTTCGGTTTTGCGCTGTTCTATCTGCGCGGGGTTGCGCCAAAAGAGGTGACCACCGGGCACATCTACCGGGGCATCATTCCTTTCGTGCTCATTCAGGTGCTTGGCTTGGGGCTTTTGTGGGCCTTCCCGGAGATTGTGACCATCGTGCCAAACCTTCTGGCCAGGTAAGTCCGGGAATCGATCCACGCTTTCGAAAAGCCCCGCTTTGTGCGGGGCTTTTTGCCCTTTTGCGGTGCGCGCAGAAAAGCACTTTGCGGAATCGATTTTATCCGATAAAAAGACTCAGGAATAAATCCAGAGGAGCGCGTCATGTCCTATCAATCCCGTCAGTCCCTTGATCCTGCAGCGCGTACGGCGGCCCGTGAAGGGGCTGCAACTGTGGGCAAGCTAGAACATCTGGACGGGCAGGGCCGTATGGTGGTCGCGCTTTTGCGCGGTGCCAGCTTGCCCGGGCGCGAAGACGACATCGCCAAGGTCTTCGGCCAGATGATGATGGTCTTTGAGCGCCACGCCCGCCGGCCGCTGATGCGCCATCACAGCGATTGTGCCTGTCTGGGCGCGGATGAGGCGGTGATGGCGCAATTCGTGCAACTGGCCGCGCGTGGTGCGCGTGAAGATGCCATGTTGATGGCGATGCTGCTGTTGCGCGCCGATATCGCCCCCTTGGCCGTGTCCATGGCGGAACAGCTCGGGCTGTTGATCAACTCCGTGGCCCGCGCCATGCCGCAGGCGATGCCGCCGCGTGGCATGTATCACTGATCCGGATCTCGTTTATGGACAGCGCTTTGATTGCCCGCCTGCAAAAGGCACTGCACGATCGTCCGGCGGGGCGATTTCATTTCCGCGACCTCTATGGGGCCGGCTGGGAAGATCTCGACATCGGCACGCGCGTGCGGCTTGGCCATGCCTTTTTGGACCTCGTGCGCGAGGGGGCCTTTCGCAATGTTGTGGATTGCGGCGTCAAAAAGGGCGGTGGGCGGCTCTACGAAAAACGCAGCTGAGACCACGAACCGAAGGGCTGAGCCAAAAACGCGTCAGAACCGGTCAGAAGAACGTCGCGGCGGCATTCCATGGGTGTCGGGCAGGTCGATCTTGGCCACCTGATGTGCGATGGGTTCGGCGGAGAGAGGATGCGTGTCCGGTGTGTAGGTGTCAGGGTCGCCGAGATCGCGCCACTGGCCACCGTCATAGATCTCCAGCGCTGAAAATCGCGCCTTATATCCCATCTTCGGCGATCCAGGCACCCAATACCCCAGATAGACATAGGGCAGCCCCGCTTCGCGGGCGATTTCGATGTGGTCGAGGATCACATAGGTGCCGAGGCTGTCTTTGATGCGGTCGGGGGCGTAAAAGCTGTAGACCATCGACAACCCGTCATCGAGCAGATCTGTCAGGCAGGTGGCCACCAGTTCCTGCGGTTGTCCGCCACGGCCCGGTGCGTAATATTCGATGACGCGGGTGCGGATCGGCGTTTCTTCGATCATGGCTGCGAATTCGAACACATCCATATCCGCCATGCCGCCATCGGCGTGCCGGCTTTCCAGATAGTCGCGGAACAGATCGTATTGCGCCTCTGTGGCCCAAGGGCTGTTTGAGCTGCGCAGCAGGTGCCCGTTCTTTTTGGCGGTGCGGCGCTGCGATTTCGACGGTTTGAAATCGGCGACCCGAATGCGTGCTGAGAGGCAGGCGTTGCAATCGGCGCAGGTCGGGCGATAGAGCACGTTTTGGGACCGGCGAAAGCCCTGTTTCGACAGGCTGTCGTTCAGCTGATCGGCATGTTGCCCCTGCAGAGAGGTGAACAATTTGCGTTCCATCCGGCCCTCAAGATAGGGGCAGGGCTGCGGTGCGGTGACATAGAACTGTGGCGCAAGTGGCAGGGAATGACGCATGTATCTGGCAGGCCGAGAGGAGGGGAGGAAGTGTCTGGCTTATGTAGTCTTTTGCCAGAGCCTAGCAAGGGAGCGTCTTTGCGCCAAGCCCTCTTTGCCCTGAAAAGTGTTTCAAAAGCATCTGGCTGACGCTCAGGTTGCGCCGGGAGGCCTTTGAAACATTGAAAAAGGGCGCGTGGCGCGCCCTTCCGATGCCTGTGCTCTACGTTCTCCGAACCCCGGGGCGATCAATAGCTGGACGGTCGGTTGATGGCGGCGGAGCCAAGGATCAGGTCGGACAGGCCCTGCTTGCGCGCTGTGGTCAGCATCAGGACGACAGAGACAACCTGCGGCAGTCCCATCGAACACCAGGCGGTGAACAGGGCCGTGTGCAGGAACGCGAGCCCTAGATCGAACCGTTCCCCGCGTGCGGTGCGAAATTCGATCCCCATGAGCCGCATCCCCAGCGTGGCCGAGGCATTGGTCAGCGTGACGACACGATAGGCAAAGCTGACGACAGCAACCAGAAACGGAAAAAAGAAGATCCCGGTGAAGGCCGTAAAGGGCACGATCAGCGCAGCGATCAACACGGCGATGATCGTATCCACCAGAAAGGCCAGGGCACGTTTCGTGGGCACGGCGTCGTAAAAGTCGGGTTGCCGTTCCGGTTCTGGAAGGCCCCAGTTGGAGCTGTCATCGTAGGTCATATCTGTCTCTTGAGTGCGCCTGAGGAACGAAAAAAGATGAAGTCTCGCCCGGATGGTGCCATCCGGGCGGGGGTGGGGGCAAGGGCTCAGGCGTCCTGCGGCTGGGCCTCTTGGGTGTCTGCGGCGTCGCGGTCGCGCCGTTTGCTGCGGTCTTCCATAAACTGATCGAATTCGGCCTGATCCTTGGCGGCACGCAGGCGTTCGAGGAAGGCTTCGAACTGATCCTGTTCTTCCTCAAGGCGGCGCAGGGTTTCGACTTTGTAAGCGTCGAAAGCGGCGTTGCCGGACGTTCGTGTCGCGGCACGTGCCGCGCGGAAGGAGTCACAGTTGCGCGCCGCGTGGCGCATTTGGCGATTTTTGCAGGCGAACATCTTTTTACCCCAGATCATGTAGAACAGAACGGCCAGGCCAAGCGGCCAGACGAAAATAAAAGAGAGGACCATGGTGGCGATCCAGGCACCTTTGCCTTTATCGTCCAGCCAAGCCTCGATGCGACGCAGCCAGCCCATGGGCGTGTCCGTCGCAGACAGAGAAGTGGCAGTATGGGTCATTGGGTCAAACCTTTCGGTGGCTCGGGATTGCGGAATGTGAATGCTTTTCACATTACCAAGATGGGCGCCCGGTTCACTCTGCGCAAGGGGGAATGTGAATGTTTTTTACATTTTCTTAAGATGCATTTATTTATCAAATGCTTGCATTGTTTTTTTAAAGATATTCGGTCAGATCTGGCTGTCTGTGAAACTTGCCTTGCGGGCGCCGCTGATGCGCAGCAGGTCCGACGGGGCGATTTCAAAGATGTGGCGCGGTGTGCCTGCCGCGGCCCAGACGCTGTCGAACTCCAGAAGTCGCGGGTCGAAAAACGTGTGCGGGGCGGTCAGATGCCCGATCGGGGCGACACCGCCGATCGCGAACCCGGTCAGCTTGCGCACCTCTTTGCCATCAGCGCGCTCCAGCGCTTCACCCGCGATCAGTGCGGCCATGTCGGGATCGACCCGGTTGCCACCGGCGGTGATGAACAGGCAGATCGCGCCACTCTCGGCGCCCTTGAAGATGATGGACTTCGCGATCTGGTCGAGCGCACAGCCCGCCTGATCCGCCGCATCCTGCGCGGTGCGGGTCGAGCCCTCCATCTCCAGAACAGGGCTGGTCAGGCCTGCATCGCGCAGCGCCTGTTCGACACGTTTGAGGCTTTTGGACATTTCCGGCTCCACATGGTTTGCGCGCAAAGAAATCATGACATATGACCATGTGCAAGCCGCTGCTCGCCGGGCGCATGCGCCAGACGTTGCCCCCGCAGGCCGGTCGCGAATGAGGAGGAAATCCATGTCCCAGCCCATTGATATGTCGCATCGTATCACCCGCCTGCCGCGCGCCTTTGACCCGGAGCAGGGCGAAGACGCCCGCCGTGCCGTTCCTGATTTGCAAGGTGTCAGTGCGGATCTGGTGGCCGGGGCCGCAGGTTCTGCGCCTTATCTTCATGGTCTTGTGCTAAAGGAAGCCGATTGGATCACCGCGGCCTTTGACGATCCCATGGGGGCGCTGGCAGATGAATTTGCACGGATCGAGACGCTGCCATTCGACCAGATCGGCAGCGGGCTGCGTCAGGCCAAACGGCGTGTGGCGCTCTTGGTGGCGCTGTGTGACCTTGGGGGTGTCTGGGCGCTGGAGGATGTGACCGGCGCGCTGTCCCGGTTGGCGGACCGGGCCACCCATGTTGCCTTGCGCGCACATGTGGCGCGCGAGATCACCAAGGGCAAAATCCCCGGTCAGGGCGAAGAGGATATCGAAAGCTGTGGCGGGATGTTTGCCTTGGCGATGGGCAAACACGGCGCCGGGGAGCTGAATTATTCCTCCGACATTGATCTGATCTGCCTGTTCGACGAAACCCGCTTTGACGGCATCGACCGGATGGAGGCGCGGGCCGGTTTCATCCGGGCCACGCGGCGGGCCATGGCGACCCTGTCGGATCTGACCGGCGAGGGCTATGTCTTTCGCACCGATTTGCGCCTGCGGCCGGATCCGTCGGTCACGCCGGTCTGCTTTGCCGCTGACGCCGCAGAACGCTATTACGAAAGCGTGGGGCGCACATGGGAGCGCGCGGCCTATATCAAGGCGCGCGCCTGTGCCGGGGACGTGGCGGCGGGCGAACGTTTCCTCTC containing:
- a CDS encoding twin-arginine translocation signal domain-containing protein, which encodes MDRRSFLKTSALGGASAAAASTLAAPSYAQGKRTLTMVCAWPRGLAGVWDAVERFADAVNTMSDGQLIIDAKASGELVGGLEVFDAVTSGQADIYHAADYYFVGQHPALAYFTTVPFGMTAPEMQVWYYGMGGRELHRNLGEIFGLHTNIGGQTGAQGGGWFRKEIKTVEDFQGLKFRMPGLGGEVVAKLGASVQVMAAGEIYQALSSGALDGTEWVGPWSDEKLGLQEVCKYFYPAGFHEPGSALSVNTNLEVFQSLTPAQQKMIDVASAEANQFDYALFMANNGPALQRLAAGGTQVMQFSDEIWDAYGQASKEVLDQYMDDEMFAEIRASAEAAMEATSGWMSESDTAYTQQRNRVLANLK
- a CDS encoding DUF1413 domain-containing protein; amino-acid sequence: MDSALIARLQKALHDRPAGRFHFRDLYGAGWEDLDIGTRVRLGHAFLDLVREGAFRNVVDCGVKKGGGRLYEKRS
- a CDS encoding RDD family protein is translated as MTYDDSSNWGLPEPERQPDFYDAVPTKRALAFLVDTIIAVLIAALIVPFTAFTGIFFFPFLVAVVSFAYRVVTLTNASATLGMRLMGIEFRTARGERFDLGLAFLHTALFTAWCSMGLPQVVSVVLMLTTARKQGLSDLILGSAAINRPSSY
- a CDS encoding arginyltransferase — translated: MRHSLPLAPQFYVTAPQPCPYLEGRMERKLFTSLQGQHADQLNDSLSKQGFRRSQNVLYRPTCADCNACLSARIRVADFKPSKSQRRTAKKNGHLLRSSNSPWATEAQYDLFRDYLESRHADGGMADMDVFEFAAMIEETPIRTRVIEYYAPGRGGQPQELVATCLTDLLDDGLSMVYSFYAPDRIKDSLGTYVILDHIEIAREAGLPYVYLGYWVPGSPKMGYKARFSALEIYDGGQWRDLGDPDTYTPDTHPLSAEPIAHQVAKIDLPDTHGMPPRRSSDRF
- a CDS encoding DUF2852 domain-containing protein, which gives rise to MTHTATSLSATDTPMGWLRRIEAWLDDKGKGAWIATMVLSFIFVWPLGLAVLFYMIWGKKMFACKNRQMRHAARNCDSFRAARAATRTSGNAAFDAYKVETLRRLEEEQDQFEAFLERLRAAKDQAEFDQFMEDRSKRRDRDAADTQEAQPQDA
- a CDS encoding TRAP transporter large permease subunit; translated protein: MLFGLDGVELGLIIVFLCLFSGILTGFPVAFAIGGAGLLSFGIIAALDSAGILVHEAIDTGSLAYRDLVNSGINPVNISHFRYPDLPTAIEPLFPGGWEQAVDRNLSFIVNRMNERVFAGASIETLLAVLMFVMMGIVLERSKIANDLLTTMARVFGPLPGGLAVAVVIVGAFLAASTGIVGATVVTMGLLSLPTMLRHGYSPQLATGVIAASGTLGQIIPPSIVIVLLGTLAGDIYSAAQEARAQAVGCTDALTYLGEPAVVSVGTLFQAAMLPGIFLAGLYALYAFGYALFNPQKAPPVHLASTSHSTITRREGILWFLALPALLICGAVLSSQMGLSGSQSVLVSEYTEAGARASLRTNVSEQCQAAMIDLHGQSAWDQAVAEQAAITASGDVQESVRRSAEEMEQLRAEAVTNAPKLGSGLLTVMVMLGIVLAFARGVALDQTARPLLIGAAGIAGVLLIDAAFVGPLTTPGTAFVIYLVPFLALGYGLKTAAGYLARNELFRVVFPPLVLIVAVLGSILGGVTNPTPAAGLGAGGALLLAAYRKLQDNHKSGKVITGAAFAVVIMILIGSIFDLRIGREDVRFEDWIAYLVAFGAFYFAMFGILYSCWVLFKDGALGIVVRETAKVTSMVFTILIGSQLLNLVVISFGGEHYIQSFLRSFDNEFTVFLLVMLVLFILGFVLDFLEIIYIVVPIVGPVIYGGTMDPKWVTIMIAVNLQTSFLTPPFGFALFYLRGVAPKEVTTGHIYRGIIPFVLIQVLGLGLLWAFPEIVTIVPNLLAR
- a CDS encoding C4-dicarboxylate ABC transporter permease, with the translated sequence MEEQATTSFLGAIFDGVIALFVNLGLGFWHIFQALSHPSAWLHWSDKESLLRFAYYGGSQELLFVFFDLVIVLTVIGFLHRPFMWALVRGGEKIANTTGRIAAWAGLVMVLQQITVVFLQSIFRLGEISIAPFGLGFTQSVGWFAESLKFENALVVALCVSYAFVQGTHVRVDLIYSGISYRAKRVVDMFGALFFMLPVALLTWMYAWFFLWRHLITPKISASDKLDLMLRKARIVKWNVETVSFSANGFNGYFLFKILMLCFLALVIIQALTFFYRSCLEFIEGESEAGKHVDHDTLGEGEEAYEGAM
- a CDS encoding YbaK/EbsC family protein, which encodes MSKSLKRVEQALRDAGLTSPVLEMEGSTRTAQDAADQAGCALDQIAKSIIFKGAESGAICLFITAGGNRVDPDMAALIAGEALERADGKEVRKLTGFAIGGVAPIGHLTAPHTFFDPRLLEFDSVWAAAGTPRHIFEIAPSDLLRISGARKASFTDSQI